In Methanooceanicella nereidis, the genomic stretch CCCGGAGGGTATAAAGTGTAAAGATTGCGGACAATGCAGAGTATCCGAGGCGCGCAAGTTCGCGGAAGGCCTTGGCTATAAGTTTTTCATTGTTCCGGGGTCCAGTTTCATAATAAGGATGATAAAGCAATATCAGCCTAAAGCCATAATAGGCGTGGGATGCCTGTGCGAGGTCAAGGAAGGGCTCGACCTTATGCATAAGTATAAGATACCATCCATAGGGGTCATGCTGGACCATTCGGGTTGCGTCGCGACCACTTTGAACTGGGACAAATTATTTGACGTCATGAAGGTCAGCGAGAATAAGGTGGGCATCATGAGCAGCATCGGATCAAATATGCCGATGGAGGACAGCATCTGTAACACCTGCGGTGAAGGATGCCGGAAGATACCCTGAGATCATGATGGATCAAATAAGTACTTATTATTTAAAGAAAATAAATGTGCATTATTATTAATGTATAATCAGACATCATAAGTATAACTATTAAATAAATGTAATAATGTCATTTTTACATTCATAACAAAAATACATGTTACAATAAAGAGTAATATTTATTTTGTATAATGTACAAATATGTTCTCATATGGCCTATTTTTTGACATGAAAAGTATCAAAAATAGCATATCGAGCAAAAATGATATATGTATATAATTTAGTTTTAAGTAACAATTTATTTTAAGGAAATTTGAAGGGTAATAAAAATGAGACGCGCTGAAATATGTGTATTTGACGAACAAGAGGAAGAATTCATTAATTTACTTGCTAACTCGGGAATGAATAAAGCGATGGCAAAGATACTTGTATGCGTCGCTCTTTCGAAGGAGACCAGCGGTCGTGACATAGAGATCATGACGGGTATAAAATCATCCACCGTTAGCGTCATGTTAAAACAGCTAAGAGAGCAAAACCTGATAATCGCCAATAAGAAAAACATCGATGATGGTAACAGAAGCGTGTTTTACTATTCACTGGCAGGGACATTCGAAGACACAATAGTGCGGCTGGAGCAGAAAAAATTAAGCGAGACATCAAAATATATGGACCAGATAAAAAAGGTCAAAAAATATGCAAGTTGATCGCAAAAAATATTGATAGAGAGCTTATTTTTAATGCATAAAGGGGTGCTTTGATGTTTGCCTTTTTGATAAGACCTCTTCAATTTTTGGTTCTCTGTGATATGCCCTTTTAATTGCCAGTTTAGTGGCCTCATAATTATATTCGTAGATCTTTTTCTTATCCCTGGCGTTCCAGTGAATAAAAACAGATACGATGATCAAGATGTTCTCGACGTCATTTTTAGTTATGATCCCCTCTGCGACACTATCAACGACAGCTCTGGCGACAGCGGCCTGTGCCGGGCCAAATATGAGCGTTGCCTGGTTCTCATTCTTGATCGAGACCTTGTTAACCATCAATGTGGCCGGTTTAGACATCATGTTAGGTTCCAGGACGGCAAGCAATGGAGTATGC encodes the following:
- a CDS encoding DUF116 domain-containing protein yields the protein MDLIETITSTFSFLATILGSLLLIALLLSIVIIVIVLILLAYSFKTGNFLFPNVMIISLVFFEGPIRAVLRLLRIDDSRMDRISIYLRNKAMCPTFRKIPYTERAIFIPQCVRSINCPARLSPEGIKCKDCGQCRVSEARKFAEGLGYKFFIVPGSSFIIRMIKQYQPKAIIGVGCLCEVKEGLDLMHKYKIPSIGVMLDHSGCVATTLNWDKLFDVMKVSENKVGIMSSIGSNMPMEDSICNTCGEGCRKIP
- the fae gene encoding formaldehyde-activating enzyme, which translates into the protein MNTLIGEALIGEGVEVAHIDLAVGSKGSAFETAFISALASPSSQHTPLLAVLEPNMMSKPATLMVNKVSIKNENQATLIFGPAQAAVARAVVDSVAEGIITKNDVENILIIVSVFIHWNARDKKKIYEYNYEATKLAIKRAYHREPKIEEVLSKRQTSKHPFMH